A single genomic interval of Camelina sativa cultivar DH55 chromosome 11, Cs, whole genome shotgun sequence harbors:
- the LOC104725322 gene encoding FRIGIDA-like protein 3 yields MEDTRSVASLMDSTSSKIQQLQKAFAELESQRAVTLNLKWKELEEHFHGLERSLKRRFHELEDQEKEYETKTRKAQELLEKKKAAVEAKEKASLERLQKKRDAAMFTINSALDKYSNAPISKPSIGERWPQNGVRDSPNAFAADSSIADDNPDGTVQDVQISPVMGNFEVKAYPQLLKLCGDMDSTGLHKFVSDNRKNLASLKEEIPIAFRAAANPASLVLDSLEGFYPMEAPTADGKKDANLLGMRRTCIMLMECLSILLSGLGLNSLSTVLSESVKQRAKTIAEGWNPLLETLDMDACNGNSLEAHAFLQLLATFAIVSDFKEDELLKLIPMVSRRRQAAELCRSLGLSEKMPGVIEVLMNSGKQIDAVNLAFAFQLTEQFPPVALLKSYLTEARRSSSQGRPGNASPAVQDEFNERELTGVKAVIKCIEEHNLEEQYPIEPLQKRILQLEKAKAEKKRATEPTKPQPKRPRGAQPRVSDNKNNNNNKTGYGRVIPERYPQYVYDNRPFLSGPIMAAQAPPPPAPQTYTFSPAPAHGNFYGNCYQYQAPPPYFH; encoded by the exons ATGGAGGATACTCGGTCAGTTGCTTCGCTAATGGACTCTACATCGTCCAAGATTCAGCAGCTTCAGAAGGCGTTTGCTGAACTTGAAAGTCAGCGTGCTGTAACACTTAATCTGAAGTGGAAGGAACTCGAGGAGCATTTTCATGGGCTTGAGAGGTCCTTGAAGAGGCGGTTTCATGAGCTTGAAGATCAAGAAAAAGAGTATGAAACCAAAACTAGGAAAGCCCAAGAActgttggaaaaaaagaagGCAGCTGTTGAGGCTAAGGAGAAGGCTTCGCTAGAAAGGcttcagaagaagagagacgcaGCTATGTTTACTATAAACAGTGCTTTGGATAAGTACAGCAATGCTCCCATCAGTAAACCTTCTATTGGTGAACGTTGGCCACAAAATGGTGTAAGGGATTCACCCAATGCATTTGCTGCTGATAGTAGTATTGCCGATGATAATCCGGATGGTACTGTGCAAGATGTTCAGATCTCACCTGTGATGGGAAATTTTGAGGTGAAGGCTTATCCACAGTTACTGAAATTGTGCGGGGATATGGACTCAACAGGGCTCCATAAGTTTGTATCAGATAACCGCAAGAACCTTGCATCACTAAAGGAGGAGATTCCTATTGCATTCAGAGCTGCAGCAAACCCAGCCAGCTTAGTGTTGGACTCTTTGGAAGGGTTTTACCCAATGGAGGCGCCAACTGCTGATGGAAAGAAAGACGCTAACCTCCTGGGCATGCGCAGGACCTGTATCATGTTGATGGAGTGCCTTAGTATACTGTTGTCTGGTTTGGGCCTCAACTCCCTTTCTACTGTTCTCTCAGAAAGTGTTAAGCAGAGAGCAAAAACTATTGCAGAAGGATGGAATCCACTGCTCGAAACTCTTGACATGGATGCTTGCAATGGTAATTCTTTAGAGGCTCATGCATTCCTGCAACTGCTAGCCACTTTTGCTATTGTTTCCGACTTTAAAGAGGATGAACTCTTGAAGCTGATCCCCATGGTTTCACGTCGCCGTCAGGCAGCTGAGCTGTGCCGTTCTCTTGGACTTTCAGAAAAAATGCCTG GTGTAATTGAAGTTCTCATGAACAGTGGAAAACAGATTGATGCGGTTAACTTGGCATTTGCGTTTCAACTCACAGAACAGTTCCCTCCTGTTGCATTACTGAAATCTTACTTGACTGAGGCCAGGAGATCCTCCTCCCAAGGCAGACCTGGCAATGCATCTCCTGCTGTTCAG GATGAGTTCAATGAGCGGGAGCTCACGGGGGTTAAAGCTGTGATAAAGTGTATTGAAGAGCATAACCTGGAAGAGCAGTACCCAATTGAGCCACTTCAGAAACGGATTCTCCAGCTCGAGAAGGCCAAAGCAGAGAAAAAGAGAGCAACAGAACCCACAAAGCCTCAGCCAAAACGACCACGTGGTGCTCAACCCCGAGTCAGTGACAACAagaacaataacaacaacaagacagGATATGGTAGAGTCATCCCTGAAAGGTACCCACAGTATGTGTATGACAACAGACCGTTCCTTAGCGGTCCAATCATGGCAGCACAGGCACCGCCACCGCCTGCTCCTCAGACTTACACTTTCAGTCCCGCTCCTGCTCACGGGAACTTCTACGGGAACTGCTACCAGTACCAGGCTCCTCCTCCTTACTTTCACTAG
- the LOC104725324 gene encoding TPR repeat-containing protein ZIP4, producing the protein MRIAEITTPDLRLHHRETESRTQHPLLSEIELLIQQSEAISKNQPLPQSLPISLRQSLTRLSQLAPFPDNSFNLTIWKLSFRLWNACVDLSNAASLQSSSTSAESIANLRHVAADMLFLAKDVNGVPYPTIKSSILYYRTGLVWHSLKKFDLASDCFERATEIVSKIDIAKISDAGEKKLFLDLNLARSQTAWEISDRNLAVTLLNRAKNLLFGSPEHYKLLSNQFLAFGKSSLARDDDDCGLNDALRLMNEALDLCEKGLGTAKTREDTMEFTSMRIKTLRFISAVHLQKGEFESVIKCVKVLRNGGNGSDVADQHASLPVLAMKAWLGLGRHSEAEKELRGMVGNKDIPEAVWVSAVEAYFEVVGTAGAETAKGVFLGLLGRCHVSAKAALRVAHRVLGESRGGDNGSRIRANVVAQLVSDERVVALFAGEAVTKERKAIHSVLWNSASDHFRAKDYETSAEMYEKSMLYIPHDIENRVFRAKGFRVLCLCYLGLSQLDRALEYIEEAEKLEPNIACSFLKFKIYLQQKDHSCAIGQINAMTSCLDFSSDYLSLSAHEAISCQALPVAIASLSKFLSFHISGKTMPTTEVVVFRTLVTILTQDIGSETQALEFMLQAQSRSAKIGAECFFGSGETGKREQNWFAVNCWNLGSRCGSAKKYELCGEFMRLASEFYGCLNTDESGENKMMICRSIILSVTAMIALEKQNKSALTETEVKLAGELLVRAGKIMSSSLSDGKDCIMEPEFIFMYTLVAYDIHGRLDNSAFQLLVVKTFAGSKSCNYNYLLQLGIFASQSPRSNPDVSTFAFNECLSALIASASPDYPTIALIIRKLISISSVHKGDTEDEEAIQKMYKQAYRIMVGLKEGEYPTEEGKWLAMTAWNRAALPVRLGQFETAKKWLSIGLEIAEKVTGMDTYEACMQDYLAGFQTKVPTA; encoded by the exons ATGCGAATCGCCGAAATCACCACGCCGGACCTCCGTCTGCATCATCGGGAAACCGAGTCGCGCACTCAACATCCTCTCCTCTCCGAGATCGAGCTCTTGATCCAACAATCTGAAGCCATTTCCAAAAATCAGCCGCTTCCTCAATCTCTCCCTATTTCTCTCAGACAATCCCTAACTCGGCTGAGCCAACTCGCTCCTTTTCCGGATAACTCCTTCAACCTCACCATATGGAAGCTCAGCTTTCGTCTCTGGAACGCTTGTGTTGACCTCTCTAACGCCGCCTCTCTCCAGTCCTCATCTACCTCCGCCGAGAGCATCGCGAATCTCAGACATGTCGCCGCCGATATGCTATTTCTCGCTAAGGATGTCAACGGAGTCCCATATCCGACGATTAAGTCCTCTATCCTCTACTATCGGACTGGTCTAGTGTGGCACAGTCTCAAAAAGTTCGATCTCGCCTCCGATTGCTTCGAGAGAGCCACCGAAATCGTTTCCAAAATTGATATCGCGAAAATTTCCGATGCCGGTGAAAAGAAACTGTTTCTGGATCTAAACCTAGCGCGATCTCAAACTGCTTGGGAAATTTCTGATCGGAATTTAGCTGTAACGTTGCTTAATCGAGCGAAGAATCTGTTGTTTGGCTCACCGGAGCATTACAAATTGCTCTCAAATCAATTCCTCGCGTTTGGTAAAAGCTCCTTGGCCAGAGATGACGACGATTGCGGTCTAAACGATGCTCTCAGGCTCATGAATGAGGCGTTGGATCTTTGTGAGAAGGGGCTGGGTACAGCAAAAACTCGGGAAGACACCATGGAGTTCACTTCCATGAGAATTAAAACTCTCCGTTTCATCTCAGCAGTGCACTTGCAAAAGGGAGAGTTCGAGAGTGTGATTAAATGTGTGAAAGTTCTCAGGAATGGAGGAAATGGTAGTGATGTAGCTGATCAACATGCTTCCTTACCTGTGTTGGCTATGAAAGCTTGGTTAGGGCTTGGGAGGCATAGTGAAGCAGAGAAGGAGCTGAGAGGTATGGTGGGAAACAAAGACATTCCAGAGGCAGTGTGGGTATCTGCTGTGGAAGCATATTTCGAGGTTGTGGGGACTGCTGGAGCAGAAACTGCGAAGGGTGTGTTCTTAGGTCTGTTGGGAAGGTGTCATGTTAGTGCAAAGGCAGCGCTTAGAGTGGCCCATCGGGTGCTTGGTGAGAGTAGAGGAGGTGATAATGGTTCGAGAATTAGGGCGAATGTTGTGGCTCAGCTGGTATCAGACGAGAGAGTTGTTGCTCTCTTTGCTGGTGAAGCAGTGACCAAGGAGAGGAAGGCAATACATTCTGTTCTCTGGAACAG TGCTTCAGATCATTTCCGTGCTAAAGATTATGAGACAAGTGCAGAGATGTATGAGAAATCAATGCTCTATATCCCACATGATATAGAAAATAGAGTTTTCAGAGCCAAAGGCTTCAGGGTTTTGTGTCTTTGCTACCTCGGGCTCTCTCAGCTAGATCGAGCTCTTGAATACATAGAAGAAGCTGAAAAG CTTGAGCCTAATATTGCTTGCTCTTTTCTTAAG TTCAAGATCTACTTGCAACAGAAGGATCACAGTTGTGCCATCGGTCAGATCAATGCAATGACGTCCTGCCTTGATTTTTCTTCAGATTATCTGTCCCTTTCAGCGCATGAAGCTATTTCTTGCCAAGCGCTTCCAGTTGCAATTGCATCTCTTTCGAAGTTTCTCAGTTTCCATATCTCAGGAAAGACCATGCCTACCACAGAGGTCGTGGTCTTCCGTACCTTAGTCACTATACTGACTCAGGACATTGGCAGTGAAACACAAGCGCTTGAATTTATGTTGCAAGCTCAGAGCAGGTCAGCGAAGATTGGGGCAGAATGTTTCTTTGGATCAGGAGAGACTGGAAAACGAGAACAGAATTGGTTTGCTGTGAATTGCTGGAATCTTGGGTCAAGATGTGGGAGTGCAAAGAAATATGAGCTCTGTGGTGAATTCATGAGGCTGGCATCGGAGTTTTACGGCTGTTTGAATACTGATGAGTcaggagaaaacaaaatgatGATTTGCCGGTCTATAATATTAAGTGTTACTGCTATGATTGCTTtagaaaagcaaaacaagagCGCACTGACTGAAACCGAAGTGAAACTCGCTGGAGAATTGCTCGTGAGAGCTGGAAAG ATTATGTCTTCTTCGCTCTCAGATGGTAAAGATTGTATAATGGAGCCAGAATTCATCTTCATGTACACCTTAGTTGCATATGACATACACGGAAGGCTCGACAATTCTGCATTCCAGCTACTTGTAGTAAAGACGTTTGCTGGTTCCAAGTCTTGCAACTATAACTATCTTCTCCAACTAGGAATTTTCGCCTCTCAAAGTCCACGGTCCAACCCGGACGTGTCAACGTTTGCTTTTAACGAATGCCTATCCGCTCTGATCGCATCTGCTTCACCAGATTACCCAACCATAGCTCTCATAATCAGGAAGCTGATCTCCATATCCAGCGTCCACAAAGGTGATACAGAGGATGAAGAAGCGATCCAAAAGATGTACAAACAAGCATACAGAATCATGGTTGGTTTAAAAGAAGGGGAATACCCGACTGAGGAAGGGAAATGGCTCGCAATGACAGCTTGGAACCGAGCAGCATTGCCCGTGAGGCTAGGACAGTTTGAGACCGCTAAAAAATGGCTGAGCATCGGTTTGGAAATTGCTGAGAAGGTTACAGGTATGGATACTTATGAAGCTTGTATGCAGGATTACTTGGCTGGTTTTCAGACCAAAGTTCCTACTGCATAG
- the LOC104725325 gene encoding glutamate receptor 1.2-like isoform X2, translating to MERFCCIKNSVLLSFLLLLFFFIPNCFTWNQNDDDDKWVRVPIGLVLDLGSVEGKIVRSSVSMALSDFYAIHNDYKTRVSLSVRDSHGEPLLGLASVVELLETQGVEAIIGGNSLLEAKLMAELGEKARVPVVSLNSPMSLSLSNYSYLIQVTHDSATEAKGITAFIDGFNWNSVAVVYEDHDDWRDSMQPMVDHFHENNIRIQSKIGFTVSSREDSLMDRLQKLKDLGTTVFVVHLSEVIATRLFPCVEKLGMMGDGFAWILTARSMSSLHESVDDFSKEAMEGVVGFKSYIPMSKELHNFTLRWRRSLPVEEVIEGETTRLSISGVWAHDIAWALASAAEVTRMPNISSTFLEAITESRIKGLSGDFQLNDKMLLSDKFEIVNMIGSGERRIGFWNSNGSFSNRRHLSSTHDKLETIIWPGGSAQSPKGSIRRESDRKKLRVLVTSSNRFPRLMKKDKYDAAVGDITITSNRSTYVDFTLPFTEMGLGIVAAKERSMWVFFEPLTPDLWITSAAFFVLTGIIVWLIERPENPEFQGSWPQQIGVVLWFGFSTLVYAHREKLKHNLSRFVVTVWVFAVLILVTSYTATLTSMMTVQQIRFNSNEDYVGHLSGSHIANAALTNSSLRAMRLLGLNTSEDYAQALLNKTVSYIVSELPYLKVVLGEYPAHFLMLKTQSTTNGFGFMFQKGSEMVHTVSREIAKLRTSERLNEMERRWFDKQLPYTTDDTSNPITLYRFRGLFMITGVSFAIALAVLLILWLQERWEILVNSANIFLSRRLRHFMIHFTRTIHPSPLDDPIGENAVQMAQRNRP from the exons ATGGAGAGattttgttgtattaaaaactctgttttgctctcgtttcttcttcttctgtttttcttcATTCCCAACTGTTTTACTTGGAATCAAAACGACGATGATGATAAATGGGTTCGGGTCCCCATCGGGttggttttggatttgggtTCCGTGGAAGGGAAGATAGTGAGAAGCTCTGTTTCCATGGCGCTTTCTGATTTCTACGCTATTCACAATGATTACAAAACAAGAGTCTCTCTCTCAGTCAGAGATTCTCATGGAGAGCCTCTCCTTGGTCTTGCTTCTG TTGTAGAGTTGCTGGAAACACAAGGAGTGGAAGCTATAATTGGCGGGAACTCGTTGCTAGAAGCAAAGCTTATGGCGGAACTTGGAGAGAAAGCTAGGGTTCCTGTGGTATCGCTTAACTCTCCCATGTCATTGTCATTGAGCAATTACAGTTACTTGATCCAAGTCACACATGATTCTGCCACGGAGGCTAAGGGAATCACAGCTTTCATCGATGGGTTTAATTGGAACAGTGTTGCTGTTGTTTATGAAGATCATGATGATTGGAGAGACAGTATGCAACCCATGGTGGACCATTTCCATGAGAACAACATTCGTATACAGTCCAAGATTGGTTTCACTGTCTCTTCAAGAGAGGATTCTTTGATGGATCGGTTACAGAAGCTGAAGGACTTGGGAACTACTGTCTTTGTTGTTCATTTGTCTGAAGTTATTGCAACTCGTCTTTTCCCATGTGTTGAGAAATTAGGGATGATGGGTGACGGGTTTGCTTGGATTCTAACTGCCAGAAGCATGAGCAGTTTACATGAGTCCGTTGATGATTTCTCAAAGGAGGCAATGGAAGGTGTGGTTGGTTTCAAGTCTTATATACCAATGTCAAAAGAGCTTCACAACTTCACTTTGAGATGGAGGAGATCACTCCCTGTTGAAGAAGTTATTGAGGGTGAGACTACTCGGTTGAGTATCTCTGGCGTATGGGCTCACGATATCGCTTGGGCTCTGGCGAGTGCAGCTGAAGTTACAAGGATGCCAAATATATCATCAACTTTCCTTGAGGCAATCACAGAGAGTAGGATTAAGGGTTTGAGTGGTGATTTCCAATTGAATGATAAGATGTTGTTGTCAGACAAGTTTGAGATTGTGAATATGATAGGATCAGGTGAGAGAAGGATAGGATTCTGGAATTCTAATGGTAGTTTCAGCAATAGAAGACATTTATCTTCTACTCATGACAAGCTGGAGACCATAATTTGGCCGGGTGGGTCGGCTCAAAGTCCAAAAGGTAGTATTCGAAGAGAGAGCGATAGAAAAAAGCTGAGGGTTCTTGTTACATCTAGCAATAGATTCCCAAGACTGATGAAG AAAGACAAATATGATGCGGCCGTGGGAGACATTACAATCACTTCTAATAGATCGACGTATGTTGATTTTACGTTGCCATTTACTGAAATGGGTCTTGGAATTGTAGCAGCAAAGGAGAGAAGTATGTGGGTGTTCTTTGAACCTCTAACACCGGACCTTTGGATAACAAGTGCAGCTTTCTTTGTCTTGACGGGTATTATAGTTTGGTTGATAGAAAGACCTGAGAACCCTGAGTTCCAAGGATCTTGGCCACAACAAATTGGAGTTGTGCTTTGGTTTGGATTCTCTACCCTTGTTTATGCTCATA GGGAGAAGCTAAAACACAACTTGTCAAGATTTGTAGTTACAGTTTGGGTATTTGCAGTGCTCATATTGGTTACAAGTTACACTGCAACATTGACATCAATGATGACGGTGCAACAGATACGATTCAACTCCAATGAAGACTATGTGGGTCACCTCTCGGGTTCCCACATCGCAAATGCGGCCCTCACCAATTCCAGCCTCCGAGCAATGAGATTATTGGGTCTCAATACTTCAGAAGATTATGCACAAGCCTTGTTGAACAAAACTGTCTCATATATTGTCAGCGAGTTGCCATACCTCAAAGTCGTCCTTGGCGAGTATCCTGCACATTTTCTCATGTTGAAGACACAATCTACCACCAATGGTTTTGGCTTT ATGTTCCAGAAAGGCTCAGAGATGGTGCATACTGTGTCCCGGGAGATCGCAAAGCTAAGGACAAGCGAGAGGCTAAACGAGATGGAGAGAAGATGGTTTGATAAACAACTTCCATACACAACCGATGATACATCAAATCCTATAACCCTTTATAGATTCCGCGGTTTGTTTATGATCACCGGAGTTTCATTCGCTATTGCCCTTGCAGTACTTCTCATTCTCTGGCTCCAAGAAAGATGGGAAATTCTTGTGAACTCGGCCAATATATTCCTCTCACGACGACTTAGACATTTCATGATTCACTTCACAAGAACTATCCATCCTAGCCCCCTCGATGACCCCATTGGCGAAAATGCGGTTCAAATGGCTCAACGTAACAGACCGTAA
- the LOC104725325 gene encoding glutamate receptor 1.2-like isoform X1, with translation MERFCCIKNSVLLSFLLLLFFFIPNCFTWNQNDDDDKWVRVPIGLVLDLGSVEGKIVRSSVSMALSDFYAIHNDYKTRVSLSVRDSHGEPLLGLASVVELLETQGVEAIIGGNSLLEAKLMAELGEKARVPVVSLNSPMSLSLSNYSYLIQVTHDSATEAKGITAFIDGFNWNSVAVVYEDHDDWRDSMQPMVDHFHENNIRIQSKIGFTVSSREDSLMDRLQKLKDLGTTVFVVHLSEVIATRLFPCVEKLGMMGDGFAWILTARSMSSLHESVDDFSKEAMEGVVGFKSYIPMSKELHNFTLRWRRSLPVEEVIEGETTRLSISGVWAHDIAWALASAAEVTRMPNISSTFLEAITESRIKGLSGDFQLNDKMLLSDKFEIVNMIGSGERRIGFWNSNGSFSNRRHLSSTHDKLETIIWPGGSAQSPKGSIRRESDRKKLRVLVTSSNRFPRLMKVDTDPVTHEITNVEGFCIDVFQASIAPFNYEVEYIRWRNGSNYDNLAYALHSQKDKYDAAVGDITITSNRSTYVDFTLPFTEMGLGIVAAKERSMWVFFEPLTPDLWITSAAFFVLTGIIVWLIERPENPEFQGSWPQQIGVVLWFGFSTLVYAHREKLKHNLSRFVVTVWVFAVLILVTSYTATLTSMMTVQQIRFNSNEDYVGHLSGSHIANAALTNSSLRAMRLLGLNTSEDYAQALLNKTVSYIVSELPYLKVVLGEYPAHFLMLKTQSTTNGFGFMFQKGSEMVHTVSREIAKLRTSERLNEMERRWFDKQLPYTTDDTSNPITLYRFRGLFMITGVSFAIALAVLLILWLQERWEILVNSANIFLSRRLRHFMIHFTRTIHPSPLDDPIGENAVQMAQRNRP, from the exons ATGGAGAGattttgttgtattaaaaactctgttttgctctcgtttcttcttcttctgtttttcttcATTCCCAACTGTTTTACTTGGAATCAAAACGACGATGATGATAAATGGGTTCGGGTCCCCATCGGGttggttttggatttgggtTCCGTGGAAGGGAAGATAGTGAGAAGCTCTGTTTCCATGGCGCTTTCTGATTTCTACGCTATTCACAATGATTACAAAACAAGAGTCTCTCTCTCAGTCAGAGATTCTCATGGAGAGCCTCTCCTTGGTCTTGCTTCTG TTGTAGAGTTGCTGGAAACACAAGGAGTGGAAGCTATAATTGGCGGGAACTCGTTGCTAGAAGCAAAGCTTATGGCGGAACTTGGAGAGAAAGCTAGGGTTCCTGTGGTATCGCTTAACTCTCCCATGTCATTGTCATTGAGCAATTACAGTTACTTGATCCAAGTCACACATGATTCTGCCACGGAGGCTAAGGGAATCACAGCTTTCATCGATGGGTTTAATTGGAACAGTGTTGCTGTTGTTTATGAAGATCATGATGATTGGAGAGACAGTATGCAACCCATGGTGGACCATTTCCATGAGAACAACATTCGTATACAGTCCAAGATTGGTTTCACTGTCTCTTCAAGAGAGGATTCTTTGATGGATCGGTTACAGAAGCTGAAGGACTTGGGAACTACTGTCTTTGTTGTTCATTTGTCTGAAGTTATTGCAACTCGTCTTTTCCCATGTGTTGAGAAATTAGGGATGATGGGTGACGGGTTTGCTTGGATTCTAACTGCCAGAAGCATGAGCAGTTTACATGAGTCCGTTGATGATTTCTCAAAGGAGGCAATGGAAGGTGTGGTTGGTTTCAAGTCTTATATACCAATGTCAAAAGAGCTTCACAACTTCACTTTGAGATGGAGGAGATCACTCCCTGTTGAAGAAGTTATTGAGGGTGAGACTACTCGGTTGAGTATCTCTGGCGTATGGGCTCACGATATCGCTTGGGCTCTGGCGAGTGCAGCTGAAGTTACAAGGATGCCAAATATATCATCAACTTTCCTTGAGGCAATCACAGAGAGTAGGATTAAGGGTTTGAGTGGTGATTTCCAATTGAATGATAAGATGTTGTTGTCAGACAAGTTTGAGATTGTGAATATGATAGGATCAGGTGAGAGAAGGATAGGATTCTGGAATTCTAATGGTAGTTTCAGCAATAGAAGACATTTATCTTCTACTCATGACAAGCTGGAGACCATAATTTGGCCGGGTGGGTCGGCTCAAAGTCCAAAAGGTAGTATTCGAAGAGAGAGCGATAGAAAAAAGCTGAGGGTTCTTGTTACATCTAGCAATAGATTCCCAAGACTGATGAAGGTAGATACTGATCCAGTGACACATGAGATAACAAATGTCGAAGGGTTCTGTATAGACGTCTTTCAGGCTTCCATTGCACCTTTCAACTATGAAGTGGAGTACATACGTTGGCGCAATGGAAGTAACTATGACAATCTTGCATATGCACTTCATAGCCAG AAAGACAAATATGATGCGGCCGTGGGAGACATTACAATCACTTCTAATAGATCGACGTATGTTGATTTTACGTTGCCATTTACTGAAATGGGTCTTGGAATTGTAGCAGCAAAGGAGAGAAGTATGTGGGTGTTCTTTGAACCTCTAACACCGGACCTTTGGATAACAAGTGCAGCTTTCTTTGTCTTGACGGGTATTATAGTTTGGTTGATAGAAAGACCTGAGAACCCTGAGTTCCAAGGATCTTGGCCACAACAAATTGGAGTTGTGCTTTGGTTTGGATTCTCTACCCTTGTTTATGCTCATA GGGAGAAGCTAAAACACAACTTGTCAAGATTTGTAGTTACAGTTTGGGTATTTGCAGTGCTCATATTGGTTACAAGTTACACTGCAACATTGACATCAATGATGACGGTGCAACAGATACGATTCAACTCCAATGAAGACTATGTGGGTCACCTCTCGGGTTCCCACATCGCAAATGCGGCCCTCACCAATTCCAGCCTCCGAGCAATGAGATTATTGGGTCTCAATACTTCAGAAGATTATGCACAAGCCTTGTTGAACAAAACTGTCTCATATATTGTCAGCGAGTTGCCATACCTCAAAGTCGTCCTTGGCGAGTATCCTGCACATTTTCTCATGTTGAAGACACAATCTACCACCAATGGTTTTGGCTTT ATGTTCCAGAAAGGCTCAGAGATGGTGCATACTGTGTCCCGGGAGATCGCAAAGCTAAGGACAAGCGAGAGGCTAAACGAGATGGAGAGAAGATGGTTTGATAAACAACTTCCATACACAACCGATGATACATCAAATCCTATAACCCTTTATAGATTCCGCGGTTTGTTTATGATCACCGGAGTTTCATTCGCTATTGCCCTTGCAGTACTTCTCATTCTCTGGCTCCAAGAAAGATGGGAAATTCTTGTGAACTCGGCCAATATATTCCTCTCACGACGACTTAGACATTTCATGATTCACTTCACAAGAACTATCCATCCTAGCCCCCTCGATGACCCCATTGGCGAAAATGCGGTTCAAATGGCTCAACGTAACAGACCGTAA